From Amycolatopsis sp. WQ 127309:
GTGGACCGCCCGGGCACGTACCGGGTCAAGGCTGCGGGCGCGACGTCGCCGCCGTTCCGGATCGACACCGCGCGTCGCCTCTTCCGCCCGCTCGTCGGCGCCACCACCGCGTTCTTCCAGGCCCAGCGCGACGGCCACGACGTCATCCCGGGACGCCTCGACCGCAAGCCCGCGCACCTGGCCGACCGCCGGGGCGCCGTCTACGCCGAGCCGAAGTTCGCCGGCGAGGGCGGCGACGAAATCGTCGAACCGCTGACGCCGCTGGGTGGCCGGGTCGACGTCGAAGGCGGCTGGGTCGACGCCGGCGACTTCGTGAAGTTCACGTCCAACACGGCGTACTCGCTGGCCGAGCTGGGTTCCGTGCTGCGCGACGACCCCGACCCCGTGCTGGCGAAGGAGGTCCGCTTCGGCCTCGACTGGCTCGACAAGATGTGGGACGGCAAGACCAAGACGCTCTACGCCCAGGTCGGCATCGGCACCGGCAGCGAGGAGTTCGGCTTCCTCGGCGACCACGACGTCTGGCGCAACCCGCAGGACGACGACGCCCTCGACGTCAAGCCCGGCGACCCCGCCTACTTCGTCAAGTACCGCCCGGTGTTCCCCGCCGCGCGCGCCGGCGCCCCGCTCAGCCCGAACCTCGCCGGCCGCGTCGCCGCCGCGTTCGCGCTCGGCGCGCAGGTCCAGGCCCACCGCGACCCGCGCCTGGCCCGGCACTACCTGAGCGAGGCCGCCGCGGTGTTCGCGCAGGCCAAGACGGCGGACGTCGGCGAGCTGGTGACGGCCTTCCCGCACGCCTACTACCCGGAGTCGTCCTGGGAGGACGACCTGGAGCTGGGCGCGACGCAGCTCGCACTGGCGGCGCGAGCGTTGCACGACCCGCGCGCGACCGGCTGGGCCCGTGACGCCGCGAAGTGGGCCAAGACCTACATCGCGAGTGCCGACAAGAGCACGTTGAACCTCTACGACACCAGCGCGCTCGCCCACGCCGACCTCGCCGGGCTGCTGCGCACCGGCGTCCCCGGCGCCGCGCTCGGCGTCCGCGAACTGGCGGCCGACCTGCGCCGTCAGCTCGACGCCGGTGTGGCAAGCGCCGCGAAGAGTCCATTCCGGACGGCCGTCGACGTCACCGACTTCGACGCCGCCAGCAAGAGCTTCGGCTTCGCCGCGACCGCCCGGCTCTACCAGCGCGTCACCGGCGACCCCCGCTACGCCGCGTTCGGCGCGCGTCAGCGGGACTTCACCCTCGGGGCCAACGCCTGGGGCGTGTCGCTCGTGGTCGGCGTCGGCAGCGCGTTCCCGCAGTGCCCGCACCACCAGGCCGCGAACCTCGCCGGACCTTCGAAGGTGCTGTACGGCGCGGTCGTGAATGGACCCAACGGCGCGGCCAATTTCGCGGATCTGCCGTTCCCGGCGGGCGCGAAGGAATGCACCCGTCCGGATGAATCGTTCGAC
This genomic window contains:
- a CDS encoding glycoside hydrolase family 9 protein, coding for MRLLPLATVVALAAPLAATPAEAATPAEVRVDQVGYALGEAKHAYLLGGAQGTFTVVDDHGRTVRQGRTGSSLGVWNDRYKTVFDLDLSTVDRPGTYRVKAAGATSPPFRIDTARRLFRPLVGATTAFFQAQRDGHDVIPGRLDRKPAHLADRRGAVYAEPKFAGEGGDEIVEPLTPLGGRVDVEGGWVDAGDFVKFTSNTAYSLAELGSVLRDDPDPVLAKEVRFGLDWLDKMWDGKTKTLYAQVGIGTGSEEFGFLGDHDVWRNPQDDDALDVKPGDPAYFVKYRPVFPAARAGAPLSPNLAGRVAAAFALGAQVQAHRDPRLARHYLSEAAAVFAQAKTADVGELVTAFPHAYYPESSWEDDLELGATQLALAARALHDPRATGWARDAAKWAKTYIASADKSTLNLYDTSALAHADLAGLLRTGVPGAALGVRELAADLRRQLDAGVASAAKSPFRTAVDVTDFDAASKSFGFAATARLYQRVTGDPRYAAFGARQRDFTLGANAWGVSLVVGVGSAFPQCPHHQAANLAGPSKVLYGAVVNGPNGAANFADLPFPAGAKECTRPDESFDGQGSRYADDLSSWPSNEPAIDFTSTALLAFSL